One genomic segment of Sanyastnella coralliicola includes these proteins:
- a CDS encoding DUF2061 domain-containing protein — protein MFLDKTIERSLPENGEARSPWHSFLKTLSWRILGTIDTIVISWLITGTLELALSIGGIEVVSKMILYYFHERVWERFSVRTKKGRSWN, from the coding sequence ATGTTCCTCGATAAAACGATAGAAAGATCGTTGCCAGAGAACGGCGAAGCACGTTCTCCTTGGCATTCATTTTTGAAGACCCTCTCGTGGCGAATTCTAGGTACCATTGACACCATAGTTATCTCTTGGCTGATCACCGGTACCTTGGAATTAGCACTCTCCATTGGAGGAATCGAAGTGGTGAGTAAAATGATTCTCTACTACTTCCACGAACGCGTATGGGAGCGATTCTCAGTTCGAACTAAAAAAGGACGCTCATGGAATTAA
- a CDS encoding RrF2 family transcriptional regulator produces the protein MLSKKAQYAFHALTYLVEKEGEGPVQISNIAQEKGISLKFLEIILLELKRGGILGSKKGKGGGYYLIKSPKEVPLSKVIRLIDGPIALLPCVSLNFYEPCEHCTEDGCGLNGVMAEVRDATLLILERKTLADIAKG, from the coding sequence ATGCTCTCCAAAAAAGCACAATACGCCTTTCATGCGCTCACCTATCTTGTGGAAAAGGAAGGCGAAGGTCCTGTGCAGATTTCTAACATTGCTCAAGAGAAAGGAATCTCATTGAAGTTCCTTGAGATTATTCTGCTCGAACTCAAACGAGGAGGTATTCTTGGAAGTAAAAAAGGGAAAGGTGGAGGCTACTATCTCATCAAGTCTCCGAAGGAAGTGCCACTTTCTAAAGTTATTCGGCTCATAGATGGCCCGATCGCACTTCTCCCCTGTGTAAGCCTCAACTTCTATGAACCATGTGAACACTGCACCGAAGATGGTTGTGGATTGAATGGCGTCATGGCGGAAGTACGGGATGCCACGCTCCTCATTCTAGAGCGTAAAACGCTGGCAGACATAGCCAAAGGATAG